The Seriola aureovittata isolate HTS-2021-v1 ecotype China chromosome 2, ASM2101889v1, whole genome shotgun sequence genome has a segment encoding these proteins:
- the zmat1 gene encoding zinc finger matrin-type protein 1 isoform X2: MDDTNVCPPLLAESDAQNNTTSTPNAASVTDADKVINTKIDSTQIEGDKNEEELLKGLLTDDYCHVCEAVLLFESQRLSHYEGKKHAQKLKVYLQAKKGEKINKESTAPQQTMTTDKDRFCELCNMVFSSHLVAKSHYEGKVHAKNLRKQGLQPPVINRNTEACTLPRLTPDNANQKSAPEDGMEHPVDPAAATTAPSTEVDLKDPNKCCALCAASFNNPQMALQHYNGRKHQRNQARQELMKELGDNVQQANSLVCQMCSVQFNSVEMYQAHVQGNKHQIREKKVVDLCKSQQKSYSTFADELADYIQVQKARGINPKTSQVLPQGDTQKEDEEDEEEVQEVFNKEHIIELSKPVPNLPPASDAPHQFGPGCYYPAEGWRPPYPGPPRLPHGWDYNCPPPGFSASGAPQFAGRPIKRKSRRTQSSSSSCTTSSSYSSSYSSSYSSSTSDSDDNKYKRRERRRIRRSRKERGRRSREEDSHKEERRRKRQRKERDNESEERKKEEFGESQQERRRNKQKKHGKQRRKEKKSREEEEGGERVMDNLKPEDMMDNRKYTEVHIQAEINVEQGEGGQDESAKPKYRREKKKVKEKVDTRTEEEKLWDDSILGC, from the exons ATGGACGACACAAACGTCTGTCCTCCGCTGCTTGCGGAATCAGACGCTCAAAATAACACTACTAGTACCCCTAACGCGGCTTCTGTCacagatgctgacaaagtaataAACACTAAAATAGATAGTACCCAGATTGAAG GAGACAAGAATGAAGAGGAGCTTCTAAAGGGTCTCCTCACTGATGACTACTGCCACGTGTGTGaggctgtgctgctgtttgagtCTCAGAGGCTGTCCCACTATGAG GGAAAGAAACATGCTCAGAAACTCAAGGTGTACCTGCAGGCCAAGAAAGGCGAGAAGATAAACAAAGAGTCCACAGCACCTCAG CAGACCATGACTACTGATAAGGACCGGTTCTGTGAGCTGTGTAATATGGTGTTTAGTTCCCACTTGGTGGCAAAATCACACTATGAAGGGAAAGTCCATGCAAAAAATCTTCGTAAACAAGGTCTTCAGCCGCCAG tcATAAACAGGAACACAGAGGCGTGTACTTTACCAAGGCTGACTCCTGATAATGCTAACCAGAAATCAGCCCCAGAGGATGGTATGGAGCATCCCGTGGACCCAGCAGCAGCCACAACTGCCCCCAGCACAGAGGTTGATCTGAAGGACCCGAACAAGTGCTGTGCCCTGTGTGCTGCTTCCTTCAACAATCCCCAAATGGCTTTGCAGCACTACAATGGACGCAAACACCAGAGGAATCAGGCCAGACAGGAGCTGATGAAAGAGCTGGGAGACAATGTCCAACAAG CCAACTCCCTGGTGTGTCAGATGTGTAGTGTGCAGTTTAACTCTGTGGAGATGTACCAGGCGCACGTTCAGGGAAACAAGCACCAGATTAG GGAGAAGAAGGTCGTTGACCTCTGCAAATCCCAGCAAAAAAGCTACAGCACATTCGCAGATGAACTGGCAGATTACATTCAGGTTCAGAAAGCTCGTGGAATTAACCCCAAGACCAGTCAAGTCCTCCCTCAGGGTGACACACaaaaggaggatgaggaagatgaagaggaagtaCAGGAAGTATTTAACAAGGAGCATATCATAGAGCTGAGCAAACCTGTACCCAACCTTCCTCCCGCCTCTGACGCTCCTCATCAGTTCGGCCCTGGTTGTTACTACCCAGCTGAAGGATGGCGTCCTCCATATCCAGGCCCTCCCAGGCTTCCTCATGGCTGGGACTACAACTGCCCTCCTCCAGGCTTCTCAGCCTCAGGCGCTCCACAGTTTGCCGGTCGGCCCATAAAGAGAAAGAGCCGCAGAACCCAGTCAAGCTCCTCCTCGTGTACTACCTCATCATCTTATTCCTCCTCATACTCCTCTTCTTACAGCAGTAGCACAAGTGACAGTGATGACAATAAATATAAGcgaagagaaaggaggaggattAGAAGATCCAGGAAGGAGCGAGGTAGGAGGTCAAGAGAGGAGGACTCGCAcaaggaggaaaggaggagaaaacgGCAAAGGAAAGAACGAGATAATgagtcagaggagagaaaaaaagaagagtttgGAGAGTCACagcaagagaggaggagaaacaagcAAAAGAAACATGGGAAGCAGagacgaaaagaaaaaaaatccagggaggaggaggaaggaggggaaaggGTGATGGACAATTTAAAGCCAGAGGACATGATGGACAATAGAAAATATACCGAAGTGCATATACAGGCTGAAATTAATGTTGAGCAGGGGGAGGGTGGGCAGGATGAGTCAGCCAAACCCAAAtacagaagagagaagaagaaagtgaaagagaaggtAGACACTAGGACGGAAGAGGAGAAGCTGTGGGATGACTCCATTCTGGGCTGTTAA
- the zmat1 gene encoding zinc finger matrin-type protein 1 isoform X1 encodes MDDTNVCPPLLAESDAQNNTTSTPNAASVTDADKVINTKIDSTQIEGDKNEEELLKGLLTDDYCHVCEAVLLFESQRLSHYEGKKHAQKLKVYLQAKKGEKINKESTAPQQTMTTDKDRFCELCNMVFSSHLVAKSHYEGKVHAKNLRKQGLQPPGKFINRNTEACTLPRLTPDNANQKSAPEDGMEHPVDPAAATTAPSTEVDLKDPNKCCALCAASFNNPQMALQHYNGRKHQRNQARQELMKELGDNVQQANSLVCQMCSVQFNSVEMYQAHVQGNKHQIREKKVVDLCKSQQKSYSTFADELADYIQVQKARGINPKTSQVLPQGDTQKEDEEDEEEVQEVFNKEHIIELSKPVPNLPPASDAPHQFGPGCYYPAEGWRPPYPGPPRLPHGWDYNCPPPGFSASGAPQFAGRPIKRKSRRTQSSSSSCTTSSSYSSSYSSSYSSSTSDSDDNKYKRRERRRIRRSRKERGRRSREEDSHKEERRRKRQRKERDNESEERKKEEFGESQQERRRNKQKKHGKQRRKEKKSREEEEGGERVMDNLKPEDMMDNRKYTEVHIQAEINVEQGEGGQDESAKPKYRREKKKVKEKVDTRTEEEKLWDDSILGC; translated from the exons ATGGACGACACAAACGTCTGTCCTCCGCTGCTTGCGGAATCAGACGCTCAAAATAACACTACTAGTACCCCTAACGCGGCTTCTGTCacagatgctgacaaagtaataAACACTAAAATAGATAGTACCCAGATTGAAG GAGACAAGAATGAAGAGGAGCTTCTAAAGGGTCTCCTCACTGATGACTACTGCCACGTGTGTGaggctgtgctgctgtttgagtCTCAGAGGCTGTCCCACTATGAG GGAAAGAAACATGCTCAGAAACTCAAGGTGTACCTGCAGGCCAAGAAAGGCGAGAAGATAAACAAAGAGTCCACAGCACCTCAG CAGACCATGACTACTGATAAGGACCGGTTCTGTGAGCTGTGTAATATGGTGTTTAGTTCCCACTTGGTGGCAAAATCACACTATGAAGGGAAAGTCCATGCAAAAAATCTTCGTAAACAAGGTCTTCAGCCGCCAGGCAAGT tcATAAACAGGAACACAGAGGCGTGTACTTTACCAAGGCTGACTCCTGATAATGCTAACCAGAAATCAGCCCCAGAGGATGGTATGGAGCATCCCGTGGACCCAGCAGCAGCCACAACTGCCCCCAGCACAGAGGTTGATCTGAAGGACCCGAACAAGTGCTGTGCCCTGTGTGCTGCTTCCTTCAACAATCCCCAAATGGCTTTGCAGCACTACAATGGACGCAAACACCAGAGGAATCAGGCCAGACAGGAGCTGATGAAAGAGCTGGGAGACAATGTCCAACAAG CCAACTCCCTGGTGTGTCAGATGTGTAGTGTGCAGTTTAACTCTGTGGAGATGTACCAGGCGCACGTTCAGGGAAACAAGCACCAGATTAG GGAGAAGAAGGTCGTTGACCTCTGCAAATCCCAGCAAAAAAGCTACAGCACATTCGCAGATGAACTGGCAGATTACATTCAGGTTCAGAAAGCTCGTGGAATTAACCCCAAGACCAGTCAAGTCCTCCCTCAGGGTGACACACaaaaggaggatgaggaagatgaagaggaagtaCAGGAAGTATTTAACAAGGAGCATATCATAGAGCTGAGCAAACCTGTACCCAACCTTCCTCCCGCCTCTGACGCTCCTCATCAGTTCGGCCCTGGTTGTTACTACCCAGCTGAAGGATGGCGTCCTCCATATCCAGGCCCTCCCAGGCTTCCTCATGGCTGGGACTACAACTGCCCTCCTCCAGGCTTCTCAGCCTCAGGCGCTCCACAGTTTGCCGGTCGGCCCATAAAGAGAAAGAGCCGCAGAACCCAGTCAAGCTCCTCCTCGTGTACTACCTCATCATCTTATTCCTCCTCATACTCCTCTTCTTACAGCAGTAGCACAAGTGACAGTGATGACAATAAATATAAGcgaagagaaaggaggaggattAGAAGATCCAGGAAGGAGCGAGGTAGGAGGTCAAGAGAGGAGGACTCGCAcaaggaggaaaggaggagaaaacgGCAAAGGAAAGAACGAGATAATgagtcagaggagagaaaaaaagaagagtttgGAGAGTCACagcaagagaggaggagaaacaagcAAAAGAAACATGGGAAGCAGagacgaaaagaaaaaaaatccagggaggaggaggaaggaggggaaaggGTGATGGACAATTTAAAGCCAGAGGACATGATGGACAATAGAAAATATACCGAAGTGCATATACAGGCTGAAATTAATGTTGAGCAGGGGGAGGGTGGGCAGGATGAGTCAGCCAAACCCAAAtacagaagagagaagaagaaagtgaaagagaaggtAGACACTAGGACGGAAGAGGAGAAGCTGTGGGATGACTCCATTCTGGGCTGTTAA